In a single window of the Caproicibacterium sp. BJN0003 genome:
- the purD gene encoding phosphoribosylamine--glycine ligase, which yields MKILVIGGGGREHAVVRKLLESPKAEKVYCAPGNGGIGCDAENVDLSPADLAGVSKWAKDHQIDLVCVTPDDPLAAGMVDVLEKAGIPAFGPSGKAAQIEASKVFSKGLMKKYHIPTADYRVFDDPQKVFGFIKEQNRFPVVIKADGLALGKGVLICQNLEEARDGIKSIMEDKIFGASGNRVVVEEFLTGPEVSVLAFTDGKTLKPMVSSKDHKRALDNDQGKNTGGMGTISPNPYYTDEIADVCMKTIFLPTLEAMNEEGRPFKGCLYFGLMLTPDGPKVIEYNSRFGDPETQVVLPRLKTDLVDIFEATINGTLDQMEIEWKDGAAACVVMASGGYPGSYEKGLEIHGLDSKGQVEGATVYHAGTKYQGGKFYTNGGRVLGITCTGSTLEEALKKAYAAVDKISWKGVQFRHDIGKLRN from the coding sequence ATGAAAATTTTAGTAATCGGCGGCGGCGGCCGGGAACATGCCGTTGTACGGAAACTGTTGGAAAGCCCGAAGGCAGAAAAGGTTTACTGTGCTCCGGGAAATGGTGGAATCGGCTGTGATGCTGAAAATGTAGATTTGTCTCCTGCGGATTTAGCAGGGGTGTCTAAATGGGCAAAAGATCATCAGATCGACCTTGTTTGCGTGACTCCAGACGATCCGCTTGCGGCCGGTATGGTCGATGTTTTGGAAAAAGCAGGAATTCCGGCTTTTGGCCCCAGCGGGAAAGCTGCACAGATTGAGGCAAGCAAAGTATTCAGTAAAGGGCTGATGAAAAAATATCATATTCCGACAGCGGATTATCGGGTGTTTGATGATCCGCAGAAAGTTTTTGGCTTTATCAAAGAGCAAAATCGTTTTCCTGTTGTCATTAAAGCAGACGGCCTTGCACTCGGAAAAGGTGTTTTGATCTGTCAGAATCTTGAGGAAGCGAGAGACGGAATTAAGTCCATTATGGAAGATAAAATTTTCGGCGCTTCCGGGAATCGAGTCGTTGTAGAAGAATTTCTAACAGGACCAGAAGTCAGCGTTTTGGCTTTTACGGATGGAAAAACGTTAAAGCCGATGGTCAGCAGCAAAGATCATAAGCGCGCTTTGGATAATGATCAGGGCAAGAATACCGGCGGAATGGGGACAATCAGCCCGAATCCTTATTATACGGATGAAATTGCAGATGTGTGTATGAAAACAATTTTTCTGCCTACACTGGAAGCAATGAATGAAGAGGGCAGACCATTTAAAGGATGCCTCTATTTTGGTTTGATGCTGACACCGGACGGACCAAAAGTAATTGAGTATAATTCTCGCTTTGGTGATCCGGAAACGCAGGTTGTGCTGCCACGTCTAAAAACAGATTTGGTAGATATTTTTGAGGCAACTATTAACGGAACACTGGATCAGATGGAAATCGAGTGGAAAGATGGTGCTGCAGCTTGTGTTGTGATGGCAAGCGGCGGATATCCGGGCAGCTATGAAAAAGGGCTCGAAATTCATGGACTGGACAGTAAGGGACAAGTCGAAGGCGCAACGGTTTATCATGCCGGAACCAAATATCAGGGCGGAAAGTTTTATACCAATGGTGGCCGTGTGCTGGGGATTACCTGTACCGGCAGTACATTGGAAGAAGCTTTGAAAAAGGCCTATGCGGCAGTAGATAAAATTTCTTGGAAAGGTGTTCAGTTTCGCCATGATATTGGTAAATTGCGTAACTGA
- a CDS encoding phosphoribosylaminoimidazolecarboxamide formyltransferase: protein MRELELKYGCNPNQKPSKIFMKEGELPVKVLNGRPGYINFLDALNSWQLVKELKGATGLPAAASFKHVSPAGAAVAVPMSETLKKIYFVDDLELSPIASAYAMARGADRMSSYGDWAALSDVCDAQTATLLKREVSDGIIAPGYTKEALEILKTKRKGSYNVVEIDPAYQPAPIERKDVFGVTFEQGRNNFKIDEDLLQNIVTKNKELPDAAKRDMMVALIALKYTQSNSVCYVKNGKTIGVGAGQQSRIHCTRLAGNKADVWWLRQHPKVLALPFVDGIRRPDRDNTIDVYISDEYDDVLRDGEWQQRFKTRPEPFTAEEKKEWLKKLNGVTLGSDAFFPFGDNIERAHKSGVQYVAQPGGSIRDDHVISTCDKYGMVMAFTGMRLFHH, encoded by the coding sequence ATGCGTGAACTGGAACTAAAATATGGCTGTAATCCGAATCAGAAACCTTCCAAAATTTTTATGAAGGAAGGAGAACTGCCTGTTAAGGTGTTGAACGGACGCCCCGGATATATTAATTTTCTGGATGCACTGAACTCATGGCAGCTTGTTAAAGAGCTAAAAGGGGCAACAGGGCTTCCGGCAGCTGCGTCTTTTAAGCATGTCAGTCCTGCCGGTGCGGCAGTCGCTGTCCCGATGAGTGAGACGTTGAAGAAAATTTATTTTGTAGATGATCTGGAGCTTTCTCCGATTGCCAGTGCTTATGCAATGGCGCGTGGAGCAGACCGGATGTCTTCTTATGGCGATTGGGCGGCGCTCTCGGATGTCTGTGATGCACAGACGGCAACACTTCTCAAACGGGAAGTTTCCGATGGAATCATTGCACCAGGTTATACAAAAGAAGCGCTTGAAATTTTAAAAACCAAGCGCAAGGGAAGCTATAATGTCGTAGAAATTGATCCAGCTTATCAGCCTGCTCCAATTGAGCGTAAGGATGTTTTTGGTGTTACTTTTGAGCAGGGAAGAAATAACTTTAAGATTGACGAAGATCTTCTTCAGAATATCGTAACCAAAAACAAAGAGTTGCCTGATGCAGCAAAGCGAGATATGATGGTTGCTCTGATTGCTCTTAAATATACACAGAGTAATTCAGTCTGCTATGTAAAAAATGGTAAAACGATTGGAGTAGGGGCTGGACAGCAGAGCCGAATTCACTGCACACGTCTCGCGGGAAATAAAGCGGATGTTTGGTGGCTTCGTCAGCATCCGAAGGTGCTGGCGCTTCCCTTTGTGGATGGAATTCGTCGTCCGGATCGCGATAATACGATCGATGTTTATATCAGTGATGAGTATGATGATGTTCTGCGCGACGGCGAATGGCAGCAGCGCTTTAAGACTCGTCCGGAGCCTTTTACTGCAGAAGAAAAGAAAGAATGGCTGAAAAAGCTCAATGGGGTTACTTTGGGCAGTGATGCATTTTTCCCATTTGGCGATAATATTGAACGCGCTCATAAATCCGGTGTTCAGTATGTGGCACAGCCTGGCGGATCTATCCGTGATGATCATGTTATCAGTACCTGTGATAAGTATGGAATGGTGATGGCCTTTACCGGAATGCGTTTATTCCATCATTGA